Genomic segment of Triticum aestivum cultivar Chinese Spring chromosome 6A, IWGSC CS RefSeq v2.1, whole genome shotgun sequence:
ATTCACTCATCGCGACCCCCTCCTCTCGCGacccccgcgtcgcctcctcctcgccgccgcctgaggcagccgccgggcaagcccggggcgccaaggatggtggcggcggggcctcggttgccctACTTTTGCGCGGGGAACCccggatctggagcggcggctccATTGGCAAGGCACGACCGGCTAGCAGCCGTGTGGGCGGTGGATCTGGTGTCCCGGCCGCGCGGGCGGCAGGATCCGATGGTCGTTggcggtcggcggcggccggtgcgcgcgatctggctcctcccctcctcccctgttcgGCGTGCAAGTCACCCTGGTCGGGCCACACTTCCTCTTGGTCGCCGGTTCTGTATAGGAGGCGCTGATGGTGGCAGAgatctagttcgggcgaaatccctggccggccatgaccggccgcgccgacggcgacgcctgagggcgccgttcccctctttggaggcgtcggtatggattgatctcctcacttcaccttcccctaggtctcccgggcgaaagccctaactttgttgggcggcggcggcgctcacggcgccgttctcttcttgaaggcgccgctttgggaatcttgcggttgggtggcgcttgtgggtggtgggcgacggcggtggtgtggccctatcctagcatggatttacgtccgttgcttggagatggactcgcgtaggttgaggtcgtcggctggcgtcgtggtggcgtcaatggcggagAACCTGCCAAGGCTCGcataggtggaggtcgtcgtttggcgtcgatggcggaggacctgccaaggttgtcacctcaatctgctctgaagatggaccagcggaagacggcggcgacgacacatgtgagtgcgtcggaccggtttgagCCCTGGACCTGGCCAatggctcggtcggggcctccgactttagatgttaggcttaggtgagaggtctgggtatgtggcccatcttgcaccccttcatcatttggataggagtaacggcagatgttgccaagatggcggattcaggcatattgttgttctactttgtaaggtcctcgagaataattaataaaatggccgcatgcatctcccagatgcagaggccggaggtcatcctccttttccaaaaataaaaataaaaattagatACAATTCACATGTACTATAGGATGTACTTGATGCATATTGGTATGCATACTTATGCATGTTTCATATTGGAAAATGTGGAGTTTGCCAATTGCCATACAATGAATTTCAGAAGGGATTTCTTGACTAATTATTTTTGAAAACTTGTATGCCAGGAACTTCATTAATGATTGCTTTCTTTCTGATTTTCTAGCTTTCGATGCACAGTTCCAAAAAAAACAGAGGATTGGCATTTGTAACCATGGGTTCAGAAGATGAGGCTCTTTCAGCACTCAAGAATCTCAATTTGTCTGTAAGTGCAAGATTGTTACCGACAGAATGTCTCCTTGTGATACATAACCTGCGTAAATCATCATTACTTTATTTTCCTAGATACCGAACTACTGGTCATTGTTTATCTCCTGATCTGCCTATTCTGTTTGTAGACTTTGAACGATAGAACGATTAAGGTGGACTTTGCAAAACCTAAAAAGAAGCAACCTGCTGTGCCGTCAGCTCCTGTGGAGAAAAATGTTGTGTTTGTCGGGAATTTAACGTGGAGAGTGAGATCCCGTCATCTTCGGGAGTTATTTGCCTCAACCCCAGGTGTCCAATCAGTTGAAGTTATCTTTCATACCACCACACCAAGGCGATCTGCTGGCTATGCATTTGTTTCCTTTTCCTCGAAAGAGGAGGCAGAGGCTGCTATTTCTACCTCCAATGGCAAGGTACATTATTCTGAAATGTTGTATGTCCAACATAAAAGGATGTTGCTCATTGCCGTTCAAATTAGATAGTGCATGAATGATGAAAATATGCCAGTACAAGGTAAATACTCACACCACGCGCACACATTGTTACAAAAAATATTGGAGGCAACATCTGTAAACTTAATGTGGGAACACATTGTCCCACTGAAAGCTCATGGACGTGTGTACTCCAAATAAATATTGATTTACCGCATCAATCGTAGGGATTACACGCCTCAGTGGGTGTAAACCAACAACCTTGCTGCCACCAGTAGGCTCAGGGTCATCTGTCTGACCTGTTAATCTTACCACAGGAATTGATGGGACGATCCATTAACGTGATGTTCAAAGAGGACACTGTCAAAAAGAACAAGTCTTCTGATTCAGAGGAAGAGAAGTTGGAGGAGGCAGAATCTTCTGAGGAGAGTGATAGCTAAGAATGGATTATTGTGAGAACCACAGAAAGAAGTTCAATGAGTTGATCTGCAGGACTATAAtgctcttttgctagtaataacTCTTTCTCATACTTGATCATATTTATTCTTTGCACTCATTCAGTTATTGAAGGAGGAAGCCATATAAATGTGTGATAAATTAAACATCCTTTCTTCTAATTAAATGGCTAATCTAATAGCATGTCTGTTTTTTTAACTAGCGCGGTGACCTACATATGTACGCAGGTAGATTTAATATGTATTATTATATTTGAGATTGTTTTATCTTAAGGATGTTTGATCCCATGGTGAGCTATGTTCCAAATGTAGCGAAAATAGACAACTTGCCGAAAAATGACTACAGTTTGGTAGAAATATTTTGATTAAGTTGATTAGATTGTTGGAAAGTATTGACAACAAAAGACCAATGACATTGAAGCCTGCGGCTTGCCATGTAAGAACATGGACATGCATACCAATCTTCAGCTTTCCCTCAACCACTCCTTGTCCCTCGGAGTTATCTTCTCATGATAATCTTTTCAGAAAAACTTCACCAAAAATTAAATCTACCTCGTATGTACAATCTTGCCTCTTATTCTAATAATATAATACAGTACTCCCTTCGATCTGTATTACGTGTCGCTCAATTGGATGTATCTAGCATtgaaatatatctagatacatccgtttgagcgaaaCGTAATATATATGGACCAGAGGGAGCTTTTTGAGGAATCGCCGGGGGTAGAGTTctcccacctgaatatattgctcaaaagCTGCCGAAGTTTGGCtgatccagtttataagggaaACCGGATCGGAGGGAATAGTAGATTTGAAACACCATAGTTTCAACAGTGACGAACAATGTAGCTTATGATAATGTACGATGCTCTAGTTGTCTAACATTATTTCATGCTTGCTTTTTGAGGAATCGCCGGGGGTAGAGTTctcccacctgaatatattgctcaaaagCTGCCGAAGTTTGGCtgatccagtttataagggaaaccggatcggagggagtagtagatttgAAACACCATAGTTTCAACAGTGACGGACAATATAGCTTATGATAATGTACGATGCTCTAGTTGTCTAACATTATTTCATGCTATAAGCGAACGGTCTTCATTTTGTATTTTTGCTAAAATGTTCCTTCTGACCTCTTGAATTGTGCATCTTAGCAAATGCTTGCATCATTTTGACCACTCAAAGTACTACTCCCTTAggtcacaaatataagatgttttggatacatatgaactgaaatgagtgaacaaacacactaaaaggTGTCGATATACATCTGATTCAGAAAAAGTTCGAAAATCTGATAtttatgaacagagggagtagtattcatACAGCACTATTTTTATGATTGTTTATATGATCCAGTTTACAGTTAGAACATGACAGAAGTGGTTATGGCAGCATTATCTTAATCGTGATTGTTTATACCTCTTGATGATATTGACATCGCTTCTTTCACAGGGTTACCAAGCTCCTGGTTGATTTCACTCATCCCATAACTCTTGAATTGTCAAACACTGTTCTGTAAGTTCTCCTCTTGATATGGATCACATTTGGAGGTTAGCTTGATACTAGAGTACATGAAATCTGTGAGCTGTTAAAATCTGAGTTAATTTATTGTAGAATATAAGTGTTAATGATGAATTTGAGTGCAATCGGCTGACGAATTTGACTACATTTTTTTCTTCTGTAATGAAATTTATTTTAACATTTTTCGGCTGCTTCTGTAACGACCATGTGTATTTCAGGGTCAGGCAGCAAATTTAGCTTCATTAGGTACCCATCCCTGCTAATGAAATTCACATAAAAAACACTGAAATACATAAGTACAAAGGCATACACATTATTATTCGTTTGCAGTTTTACAAGTTCACGTAATACAATG
This window contains:
- the LOC123127786 gene encoding RNA-binding protein CP33, chloroplastic, with product MALPLVRLLLPSLHACQPPLRHPEYSAPPRHSHVSFAVPAAARSSGNRLAFAVCAASASVAPAPAETQADAEDEQPVGPKTRLIAMNIPWDFTPDDIRVLFEKQGTVVDVELSMHSSKKNRGLAFVTMGSEDEALSALKNLNLSTLNDRTIKVDFAKPKKKQPAVPSAPVEKNVVFVGNLTWRVRSRHLRELFASTPGVQSVEVIFHTTTPRRSAGYAFVSFSSKEEAEAAISTSNGKELMGRSINVMFKEDTVKKNKSSDSEEEKLEEAESSEESDS